One region of Chryseobacterium muglaense genomic DNA includes:
- a CDS encoding CHC2 zinc finger domain-containing protein yields MEISAIKQRLSLSEVLKHYSLEPKNSMLKCCWHNDNTASLQVNLEKNFYKCHACGKTGDVIQFIEDYEKISKHEAIKKAEGLMNNEQLSVKNIRGTADNLGQTDFSGERSALFLENTFSYFRKALYCSNPAKQYIEKRNLDNSILEIGYNSGQFHHGERKSEELINNALEVGLLQDKGLINNRTGEKGYSIFANKCIAFPLKNKENEIVSFYFRAIVENKNGKHFYLKNRSGIYPGYPKSDTKKLILTEAIIDCASLLQIKEIRENYSLISCFGTNGLNEEILKAIEDLPELEEIIFCFDHDKAGKEAIEKYAKMFNDHLVMSQGFFSFVELPNKDVNETLQLHDEEIFTKLLEERKFIFSDEENGSGVADHLQPKSVENTGISTKENLLSGNRTQTNDLQNPIDFLQQKELLQNLNRLIEKAGIIGEENSRLLLFLITISYLNKSPLHGIVQGSSGSGKTHIISRIADMMPQEDVLRFTRITESSLYNWGEFDLFQKIIIIEDLDGLKEDALYALREFISNQVLRSSVTIKDKKGNNKSSHKIVKGQFSSLSATTKGELYEDNMNRSFIVAINESEEQTEKIISYQNRRNAGEIDRSVQEKAIGFIQKIVRNLKHYEVINPYATQIQLPNNVKNKRRLNEMFQSIIKQITIIHQYQRRVASDNYLITEIEDIENAVEILFESIILKIDELDGSLRQFFEKLKKAFKEESFTRFDAMEVTGFKKTQLQFYLNDLVRLEYLKQIGFANKGFKYKISYSDNIQKVRKDLKEAFTKQLEELKVNATEHKRTPNGSETNTRILTKSDE; encoded by the coding sequence ATGGAAATCTCCGCAATTAAACAACGTTTAAGTTTATCCGAAGTCCTGAAGCATTACAGCCTTGAGCCTAAAAACTCGATGCTCAAATGCTGTTGGCATAATGATAATACAGCAAGCCTTCAGGTGAATCTGGAAAAGAACTTTTACAAATGTCATGCTTGCGGAAAAACGGGTGACGTTATCCAATTTATAGAAGATTACGAGAAAATATCAAAACATGAAGCGATCAAGAAAGCTGAAGGTTTAATGAACAATGAACAATTATCTGTAAAAAATATTAGAGGTACTGCGGATAACCTTGGGCAGACTGATTTCTCAGGAGAAAGGTCTGCCCTTTTTTTAGAAAACACATTTAGTTATTTTAGAAAAGCTTTGTACTGTTCAAATCCTGCGAAACAATATATTGAGAAAAGGAATCTTGACAACTCCATTTTAGAAATCGGCTACAACAGCGGTCAGTTCCATCACGGAGAAAGAAAAAGCGAGGAATTAATAAACAATGCTTTAGAAGTTGGTTTGTTACAGGATAAAGGACTAATCAACAACCGAACAGGCGAAAAAGGCTACAGTATTTTTGCGAATAAATGTATTGCTTTTCCTTTGAAGAATAAAGAAAACGAAATTGTAAGCTTTTATTTTAGAGCAATTGTAGAGAACAAAAATGGGAAACATTTTTACTTAAAAAATCGAAGCGGAATTTATCCCGGATATCCGAAATCAGATACTAAAAAACTGATTTTAACGGAAGCGATTATCGATTGTGCAAGCTTACTTCAGATCAAAGAAATCAGAGAAAATTACAGCTTGATAAGTTGTTTTGGAACAAATGGTTTGAACGAGGAAATTTTAAAAGCAATAGAAGATCTTCCGGAACTTGAAGAAATCATCTTTTGTTTTGACCACGATAAAGCAGGAAAAGAAGCGATTGAGAAATACGCTAAAATGTTCAATGATCACCTGGTTATGAGTCAGGGATTCTTTAGTTTTGTAGAATTACCGAATAAAGATGTAAATGAAACTTTGCAATTACATGATGAAGAAATCTTTACAAAGCTTTTAGAAGAAAGGAAATTTATTTTTTCAGATGAAGAAAACGGCAGTGGTGTTGCAGACCATCTACAACCTAAATCAGTGGAGAATACGGGGATCTCCACAAAAGAAAACCTTTTGAGCGGGAACCGGACTCAAACCAATGACCTTCAAAATCCAATAGACTTTTTACAACAAAAAGAATTACTTCAGAACTTAAACAGGCTTATAGAAAAAGCAGGAATTATCGGTGAAGAAAACAGCAGGCTTCTACTCTTTTTAATTACGATAAGTTATTTAAACAAAAGCCCATTACATGGAATTGTACAAGGTTCAAGCGGAAGCGGAAAAACGCATATAATCAGCAGAATTGCAGACATGATGCCGCAGGAAGATGTACTGAGATTTACTCGAATTACAGAATCAAGTTTATATAATTGGGGTGAATTTGATTTATTCCAAAAAATTATAATCATTGAAGATTTAGACGGATTAAAGGAAGATGCATTGTATGCGCTGAGAGAATTTATATCGAACCAGGTTCTAAGAAGTTCAGTAACCATCAAGGATAAGAAAGGAAATAATAAATCAAGTCATAAGATTGTGAAAGGTCAGTTCAGTTCTTTATCTGCAACCACCAAAGGAGAATTATATGAGGACAATATGAACCGCAGTTTTATTGTCGCCATTAATGAAAGTGAAGAACAGACCGAGAAAATAATATCTTATCAGAACCGCAGAAATGCCGGAGAAATCGACCGAAGTGTACAGGAAAAAGCAATTGGTTTTATACAGAAAATCGTTAGAAATCTAAAGCATTATGAAGTAATCAATCCTTATGCAACACAGATACAGTTACCTAATAATGTGAAAAATAAAAGACGGTTGAATGAAATGTTCCAATCTATTATTAAACAAATTACTATCATCCATCAATATCAGAGGCGTGTCGCCTCAGACAATTATCTTATAACCGAGATTGAAGATATTGAGAACGCAGTAGAAATATTATTCGAGAGTATTATTTTAAAGATTGACGAGCTGGACGGAAGTCTGAGACAGTTCTTTGAAAAGCTAAAGAAAGCCTTTAAAGAAGAAAGTTTCACAAGATTCGATGCGATGGAGGTTACGGGATTTAAAAAGACACAATTACAGTTTTATCTGAATGATTTAGTGAGATTGGAATATTTAAAACAAATAGGTTTTGCCAACAAAGGATTTAAGTATAAAATCTCTTACAGTGATAATATTCAGAAAGTTAGAAAAGATTTAAAAGAAGCTTTTACGAAACAATTGGAAGAGTTAAAGGTGAACGCCACCGAACACAAGCGAACACCAAACGGAAGCGAAACGAACACTAGAATACTGACAAAATCCGATGAATAA
- a CDS encoding helix-turn-helix domain-containing protein, whose product MTIAERIRLYRQQKGLSQAELAEKSQVNNKSLSRYELGSSIPPADALKNIADALGVSSDALLNDETVSIKDKELLKKFEVIQDMNEEDKALVTRFLDLTIRDYKAKKAYS is encoded by the coding sequence ATGACTATCGCAGAGCGTATAAGATTATACAGACAACAAAAAGGACTTTCGCAAGCTGAGCTTGCGGAAAAGTCTCAAGTGAATAATAAAAGCCTTTCTCGTTACGAGTTGGGAAGCAGTATTCCACCTGCGGATGCGCTTAAAAACATTGCCGATGCGTTAGGTGTTTCTAGTGATGCTTTACTGAACGATGAAACAGTTTCTATTAAAGATAAAGAACTTCTGAAAAAATTTGAAGTAATACAGGATATGAACGAGGAAGACAAAGCTTTGGTGACAAGATTTCTTGACCTTACAATACGTGATTATAAAGCTAAAAAAGCATACTCGTAG